A single window of Sphaerodactylus townsendi isolate TG3544 linkage group LG05, MPM_Stown_v2.3, whole genome shotgun sequence DNA harbors:
- the OPTC gene encoding opticin isoform X1: MQPAVLMSAISALAFALAPAALSKENGKEKKLKTDIPSYNILDLDSDDLSLDNYGGIIDLSNYEDIYDYGDLASKIEVDTLAPLSKHFPQSLSTTVPVEAPQSKPPSSTAARAKGPGLFGSISNQGLPTCLVCVCIRTSVYCDDTDLEDVPPLPLETVYFYARFNRINRILASDFTGLAKLKRIDLTNNFVSWVDEDSFRLLPSLQELILPENKLTSLPELPSGIIQLDARFNMIQSSGIRPEAFQDLKKLQFLYLADNKLDYIPVPLPEGLRSLHLQNNNIQTMHEDAFCNSRDHNYIRWALEDIRLDGNPINLSLFPDAYFCLPHLPTGRFY; this comes from the exons ATGCAGCCTGCAGTCTTGATGAGTGCAATATCTGCCCTGGCTTTTGCACTAGCTCCAGCAGCTCTGTCTaaggaaaatggaaaggaaaagaagctgAAAACTGACATTCCATCTTACAACATCCTGGATCTTGACAGTGATGACCTCAGCCTGGACAATTATGGAGGAATAATTGATCTCAGTAATTATGAGGATATCTACGATTATGGGGACCTGGCATCAAAG ATTGAAGTTGATACCTTAGCTCCTCTGTCCAAGCATTTCCCACAATCCCTGAGCACAACTGTGCCAGTTGAAGCTCCACAAAGCAAGCCACCAAGCTCCACAGCTGCCAGGGCTAAGGGACCAGGTCTCTTTGGGTCCATATCAAATCAGG GTCTTCCCACCTGCTTGGTCTGTGTGTGTATCAGAACCTCTGTGTACTGTGATGACACCGATCTAGAAGACGTCCCTCCTCTGCCCTTAGAGACTGTGTACTTCTATGCACGCTTCAATCGCATTAATCGGATTCTAGCCAGTGACTTCACTGGACTCG CAAAACTGAAACGAATTGACTTGACGAACAACTTTGTTTCTTGGGTGGATGAAGACTCTTTCCGACTGCTGCCCTCTTTGCAAGAACTGATCCTCCCTGAAAACAAATTGACTTCCCTGCCTGAATTGCCCAGTGGCATTATACAACTGGATGCCCGCTTTAACATGATCCAGAGTTCAGGCATCAGACCTGAAGCTTTCCAA GATCTGAAGAAGCTGCAGTTCCTTTATCTAGCTGATAACAAACTGGACTATATCCCAGTGCCCTTGCCTGAGGGACTAcggtctctgcatctacag AACAACAACATCCAGACCATGCATGAGGATGCGTTTTGCAATAGCAGAGATCACAATTACATCCGTTGGGCCCTGGAGGACATTCGCTTGGATGGCAACCCCATCAACTTGAGCCTTTTCCCTGATGCATATTTCTGCCTGCCTCATCTACCCACAGGCCGTTTCTACTGA
- the OPTC gene encoding opticin isoform X2, whose protein sequence is MQPAVLMSAISALAFALAPAALSKENGKEKKLKTDIPSYNILDLDSDDLSLDNYGGIIDLSNYEDIYDYGDLASKIEVDTLAPLSKHFPQSLSTTVPVEAPQSKPPSSTAARAKGPGLFGSISNQGLPTCLVCVCIRTSVYCDDTDLEDVPPLPLETVYFYARFNRINRILASDFTGLAKLKRIDLTNNFVSWVDEDSFRLLPSLQELILPENKLTSLPELPSGIIQLDARFNMIQSSGIRPEAFQNNNIQTMHEDAFCNSRDHNYIRWALEDIRLDGNPINLSLFPDAYFCLPHLPTGRFY, encoded by the exons ATGCAGCCTGCAGTCTTGATGAGTGCAATATCTGCCCTGGCTTTTGCACTAGCTCCAGCAGCTCTGTCTaaggaaaatggaaaggaaaagaagctgAAAACTGACATTCCATCTTACAACATCCTGGATCTTGACAGTGATGACCTCAGCCTGGACAATTATGGAGGAATAATTGATCTCAGTAATTATGAGGATATCTACGATTATGGGGACCTGGCATCAAAG ATTGAAGTTGATACCTTAGCTCCTCTGTCCAAGCATTTCCCACAATCCCTGAGCACAACTGTGCCAGTTGAAGCTCCACAAAGCAAGCCACCAAGCTCCACAGCTGCCAGGGCTAAGGGACCAGGTCTCTTTGGGTCCATATCAAATCAGG GTCTTCCCACCTGCTTGGTCTGTGTGTGTATCAGAACCTCTGTGTACTGTGATGACACCGATCTAGAAGACGTCCCTCCTCTGCCCTTAGAGACTGTGTACTTCTATGCACGCTTCAATCGCATTAATCGGATTCTAGCCAGTGACTTCACTGGACTCG CAAAACTGAAACGAATTGACTTGACGAACAACTTTGTTTCTTGGGTGGATGAAGACTCTTTCCGACTGCTGCCCTCTTTGCAAGAACTGATCCTCCCTGAAAACAAATTGACTTCCCTGCCTGAATTGCCCAGTGGCATTATACAACTGGATGCCCGCTTTAACATGATCCAGAGTTCAGGCATCAGACCTGAAGCTTTCCAA AACAACAACATCCAGACCATGCATGAGGATGCGTTTTGCAATAGCAGAGATCACAATTACATCCGTTGGGCCCTGGAGGACATTCGCTTGGATGGCAACCCCATCAACTTGAGCCTTTTCCCTGATGCATATTTCTGCCTGCCTCATCTACCCACAGGCCGTTTCTACTGA